Part of the Sinorhizobium sp. BG8 genome, CCGCCACGACGGTGATCGCCCAGTTGCTGGTGCGGTCGATCCGGTCGCGCCACCCGGCCATGCGCGCGAGCTCCCCGCGATAGTAATGCACCATCGCGTTCATTGCCTCGATCGGGCTTGCCGGCAATGCGGGTCCCGATCGCCCGCTCTTATCCATTGCGGATGGGAAGGCAGATATTTCTCCCGACATCGGCGTTTCTCCGGACTTTTTTCTTGTTTTTGCGGCCCTGATGATGCGCCCGTTCTCAAAATTGATAAACTGCAAAAGTGATCGGAAGCGCTCCCCTGGCGTGGCTGCGCCATTGCCAAAGGGTCGGCAGGGACCTATGAAGGCGCCCCATGAAGAAGATCGACGAAGAAGCGCTTGCGCGGGCCTACAATCGCGCGCTGTCCCTGGAGAAGTCCGGGCATTTCGACGCCGCGGCCGATGCCTATGCGGAGGTGCTGGCGCTCGATCCAGAGGACCACGGCGGCGCTGCGGTGCGGCTGGCCTCCATGGGCCGGGGCGACACACCTGAAAAGGCACCCGACGCTTACGTCACGACGCTCTTCGACCAGCACGCCGAAGTGTTCGACGATGTGCTGGTGGACCAGCTCGGCTACTGCGTGCCGCTCTTGGTGCGCCAGCGCCTGCAGGCACTCGAGCTCGGTCCCTTCAAGCGTGTCCTCGATCTCGGATGCGGCACGGGCCTGACGGGCGGCGCACTCAGGGACATGGCCGAGGACTTCACCGGCGTCGATCTCTCGGAGAACATGGTCGAGATAGCCCACGAGAAGGACCTCTACGAGACCCTCTACGTCGCCGAAGCCGTAGACTTTCTCGACGACAACGAGGACGAGCCTTTCGACCTCGTCACCGCGACCGACGTCCTGCCCTACATGGGCGCACTGGAACCGCTGTTCTTCGGCGCCGTGGACAACATGGAGCCGGGCGGATTCCTCGTCTTCTCGTCCGAGACGCTCCCCGACGAAACTTTCGCCGGCCGCAATTTCATGGTCGGCCCGCACCAGCGCTTCGCCCATTCCGAAGCCTATGTGCGTGACAGGCTTGCCGCCACGGGCTTCGAGATTCTCGACTTCTCGGAGATTACGGTGCGCATGGAAGAAGGCGAACCGATCGCCGGCCACCTCGTGGTCGCCCGGCTGAAGTGACCTTGCCTCCCGCCGCCTTCCCGGCGGCGGCCGTTCCCTCCTGACTTTCCATGCTGCGGAAACGTTGCATCCGATCCTATACCTATGCGTGTATTATTGAAATTAATCACGCGTGACGTGCAGATTCATCTTGAAGCAACCATAAGATGGCGTATGCTTTTCGGTTAAACCGGAGGGCGAAGAATGGAACATCTTCACGCCGTATGGGAGGAGCGCGGACTTCTGGGGCTGATGGACCTGGTTCTCCAGCAGTTTGCTGATGCCGACAAGATCGCCCTCGCGATAGCCCTTCTGACCCCCCTGCTCCTCTTGTACGGCCGCCGCGAAACGCGGCACCGCCGGCTTCACCGACTGAAACATCTGATGGTGTCCTATCCGACGATCTACAAGCGATCGAGAAGTTCTGACAGAGACACGAACCCGTCGTTCGAACTGGTGAAGGCGAAATACATCGCGGATCTTCCGCTCGAACTCGAGCCTGAAGATCATGCATTCCTTCGCGAACCCAGACAGGTGGTGGACAGGGCGATCAGTGTTTCACAGACCTTCCGGGCCCTTGTCGAACCGCGATTGCTGGTAGCATCAATCGGCTTCGTCATTGCTACCTACTACGGCTTCAAGAACCTGGACATCATTCTCGCCTCGGGAATATCGCTCCCTGAAGCCACAGCCATTGAACCGAAGTCCCCGGTCAGTTTCGACCAGATCCAGTTGATCGGTGCGCTGGCCTTCGCCGGCGCCTATGTCGTTGCGCTCAGGACATTCATCGGCGGGCTCGCCGTCTTCGATCTGTCTGCCTTCATGTTCCTGCGCCAGACGACCGAGATGATCGCCTCTGTCCTTTTTGCGATCTTTCTCTTCAGGGCATTCCCGGACCCCTGGACGCAGATCACCAATGTGGTGGCGGGCGGCAAGCCATCTTCGACGGTACAGGCCGCGGAGGTCAGCTGGGTGTGGCTGGTGCTGGCGCCCGTATTCGGATTGCTGCCGCAGAGCGCCACCAAGTTCGTTCTGGTGCGCCTGCAGTCGCTCATTGCCTGGGTGAAGATGGACGATGATCGCTTTACTTCCGTGACGCGCGTGGTCACGCTCGACGTCATTGACGGCATCGACTATGGCACGCGCTTCCGCCTGGAGGAGGCCGGCATATTCGACGTCCAGAATCTCGCCACCTACAATCCCATCCTTCTCCACGTGGAGACGCCCTATCTGATCTACGAAACGATCGACTGGGTGGCCCAGGCCCAGCTTTGCCACATGATCGGCATCGAGAAGTTCCTGTTCCTGCGCCACTACAACATCCGAACGATCTTCGACCTGGAGCGCGCAATTGACTACCAGAGCCGGAGAGCCAGGGACAAGTGCGGCCCCAAGGTGGACGGACCTGATGAATTCGACCTGATCTATGCCGCCATCCTCTTCGCGCCCACCGGTTTCCTCGTCGAGGTAGCCCGTCTCGGCAACCTCAAGCCTTTCACCATTACCGACAAGGTCGCGTCGCCCGCGACTGTCGAGGAGTATTGCAAATGGGCGCTCCAGCTGATCACGACCGATATGACGAAAACCAAGGAATGCGTCGAACACATGATGGGGTGGCTTGCCGACGATCTACACGTCCGGCGACTGCGGGCGATCTGGCAGGAGATCTCGGACGATTTGGGCGAGCGCACCACCCGGCTTGACAACGACAAGGACGAGCCCAACGCCCACTGCCGGGAAAGATGTTGCAAGAAGCAGGAAGAGATCAATGGCGCCTGTCCGGAAACAGGCGACGAACAGCAACAGGTCGTTGGGAACGGCAAGGAAGATGAGGCTGGGAAGCTCCCCGCCTCCACCGAGACGGAGGAAGCTGGGAAAACGGGCGCGGAGAATGCAGGCGAAAGCGGTCAGGAGGCAACCGGCGCGGCCGCCGAGGCTGCGGCTGCTGAGCAACCCACTGCCTCCGAACCCGTGCCCGGGACCGTCACCCCTGCCCGAGAATAGCCTCTAGCAACTGACCTTCGAGTTCGGCGAGCTGCGGATTGCCGTGGGCGCGTGGGTGCGGGTGGCTGACGGTCAGGTCGAGCGCGACGCGTCCCTCCTGGAGCACGATCACGCGGTCTGCCAGGTTGACGGCCTCGCTGACGTCGTGGGTGACGAGGACCGCGGTGAAACCGAGCTCCCGCCACACGCGGCTCAAGAGCTTCTGCATGGTGATGCGGGTCAGCGCGTCGAGCGCCCCCAGCGGTTCGTCGAGGACGAGCAGGCCGGGCTTGCTGACAAGGGCTCGGGCAAGCGCCACGCGCTGTCTCTGTCCGCCCGAAAGTTTTGACGGCCACTGGTCCGCCTTGTCCGAAAGCTGCACCTCGCGCAACGCCTGTTGCGCCTCGCGCCGTGCGGTGGTCAGGTCCACGCCTTCGCCGAGACCGACTTCGACATTGGCCTCGACCGTCGCCCAGGGAAGCAGCCGCGGTTCCTGGAACACGATGCGCGCATTCGGCGCCACGTCCTCGCCGTCCTCGTCCGTGAACGCGACGGTGCCGGCCGTTTGCTGGTCCAGCCCGACCAGCGTGCGCAGCAGGGTGCTCTTGCCGCAGCCGCTCTTGCCGACGATGGCGATGAACTGTCCCGCCGGAACGTCGAGGTCGATGCCGCGCAGCACGTGGTTGTCGCCGAATGTCTTCTCCACGCCCCGCAGGCGGAGCGAAACGGGGCCGGCATGCGTCTTCTCCGTCGGCTGGGCATCGCCGCCCGCGCCTTCGGCGAATTCCCTGAGGCGGGCATGTTCGACTTCGATGAAAAGGTGAGACTGGTCCATCTGCCTGTCCTTATCTCTGGTAGACCGGGTTCCAGGCGAGTGCCCGGCGTTCCAGTGCCTTCGCGATCACGTCGGCGAGCTTGCCGAGCGCGGCGTAGATCAGGAGTGCCAGCACCACGACGTCGGTCATCATGAATTCGCGGGCATTGTTGGCCATGTGGCCGATGCCGGACGAAGCGGCAATCGATTCCGAAACGATGAGCGTCAGCCACATGATCCCGAGCGCATAGCGCAGTCCCACGAAGATCGACGGCAAGGCGCCGGGCAGGATGATCTTGCGAAACAGCGTCCACCCGCTCATCCCGTAGACCCGCCCCATCTCGAGAAGGTCGCGGTCGACGTTCCGAACTCCGTGGAAGGTGTTGAGGTAGATCGGGAACAGGACACCGAGCGAGGTCAGGAACAGCTTCGATTCCTCTCCGATCCCGAACCACAGGATGACAAGCGGGATCATCGCGAGATGCGGGATGGTGCGCAGCATTTGCAGCGTCGTGTCCGTCAGCTCTTCGGAAAGCCTGGAAACCCCGTTGGCGATCCCGAGCAGGAAGCCGATCGTTCCGCCGACCAGAAGCCCGGCCACCGCACGCGCGCCGCTGACGAGCACATTGTGAGCCAGTGCACCGGAGAGCGTCTGGTCGATGAAGGCGAGAAACACATCCGCCGGAGAAGGCATGATCCGCCCCGAGATGAACCCCAGGGAGGAAGCCACCTGCCAGAGCGCGATGCCGCCGACAGGGATCAGGTAAGGCAGCAGGGCCCGCCGGCCGGGCAAGGACAGGATCGGTCCTGTTTTCTCCGTTTTCGGCCTGGCCGCAGCGCGACCCTGCGAGACGACGATCGACATGGCGGGTTCCCCTTTCGGTGTTTGACAGGTTGCGAGCGCGACGGCGATGTCCGCCGCCTAGGACGCGGAAACCGCGCGGAAGCCTCCGGAATGCCCGCCACCCGCGAAAACGCGGGAATCGGCGAACTCGCTGCGTTCGTTGTCGTTGCCCGACGCCCCGGCAAGGCCGAGCTTCGGGAAGAGGAGTTCCGCCACCCTGTATGCCTCCTCGAGATGCGGGTAGCCCGAGCCAATCACGGTGTCGATGCCGATCTCCTGGTACTCACGCAGCCGCGCGGCAACCGTCTCCGGCGAGCCGACGAGGGCGGTCCCGGCGCCGGCGCGCACCAGCCCCACGCCCGCCCAGAGGTTGGGTGAAACTTCGAGCTTGTCGCGGCTTCCGTTGTGCAGCTGCGTCATCCGGCGCTGACCGACGGAGTCGGATTCGCGCGCGAAACGGGATTGGGTCTCGCGGATGGTCTCGTCGGAAAGCTTGGAAATGAGCTTGTCCGCTGCAGCCCATGCCTCGTCGTCGGTCTCGCGAACGATGAAGTGGAGACGAATGCCGAAGCTCACCTCCCTCCCCTTGCGGGCTGCCGCCGCGCGCACGGCCTCGACCTTTTCCTTCACCTGTTCGGGCGGCTCGCCCCAGGTCAGATACTTGTCCACGCGTCCTGCCGCGAATTCGATGCCGGCCTCGGAGGATCCTCCGAAATAGAGCGGCATGCGCGGCGCCTGTACCGGCGGGAAGCCGAGACGCGCGCCCTTGGCGCGGATGTGCTTGCCGTCGAGATCAGCCTCACCGGTGGCAAGGAGCTTCTCCCAGACGGTGAAGAACTCCTCTGCATGCTCGTAGCGTTCGTCATGGCTGACGAAGATACCGTCGCCTGCAAGCTCGCTCGGGCTTCCGCCGACCACGATGTTCATGAGCACGCGACCGTTCGACACCCGGTCGAGGGCCGTCGCAAGGCGCGCGTAGTAGGCGGGCGATGCCGTTCCGGGCCGGATGGCGACGAGGAACTTCAGTTTCTCGGTATGGGCGGCAAGCGAGGCCGCAGTCACGAACGACTCCTCGCAGGCAACGCCGGTCGGCAGCAGGACGCCCTGGTAGCCGAGCCGATCGACCGCACTTGCGATCTCGCGGAGATAACGATGATCGGGTGCGCGGGTGAGCTCGTTCGAGCCGAGGTAGGTTCCATCCCCGGCAGTCGGTATGAACCAGAGAAAGTCGATCGGCTTGTCGGTTTTTGTCATATGTCGTTCCTTCCGGAAAATGAGGTCAGCTCGCCTTCGGCCGCCAGACGATGTCGGAAATGGTGAGCTTCTTGGGCAGGATCTTGAGATCGAAGAATTCGTCCGCGAGCGCCTGCTGGTAGGCGAGCGCCTCGTCGGTGATGGGGAAGACCCGGCCGAGATCGCTGCCCTTGCGCGTCAGCACTGTCCGGGTCACCTCGAGCGGCACGCCGGTGATCTCGGAAAGGGCCGGTACGGTCTCGTCGAGGTGCGCCTGGGCCCAGACGCCGACCTTCTTCAGCTCGTCGATCACGTCGGTGATGACCTCGGGGTTGGCGGCGGTGAAGTCGCCATTGCCGAAATAGAAGCTCCAGCTGTCGACAATGCCGTCCGCCGTCGTCAGCACGCGGCTCGCAGGGTCGGCTTCAGCCACGGCGAAATAGGGATCCCAGATCGCCCAGGCGTCGATGCTTCCGGTCTTGAAGGCGGCTGCCGCGTCCGGCGGCGCAAGATCGATCGCCTCGACGTCGTCGGTGGTCAGGCCTGCCTTGCGCAGCGCCTTCACCGTGAAATTGTGGGCGCTCGAGCCGCGCTTGAAGGCGACACGCTTTCCCTTGAGGTCCTCCAGCGACTGGAGCGGCGAGTCCTTGTGGACGAGGATCGCCGATCCGGTCGAAGGTCCGCGGTAGCTGCCCACATAGAGCAGGTTCCCGCCGGCCGCCTGCGCGAAGAGCGGAGGCACGTCCCCCGTGGGGCCGAAGTCGAGCGACCCCGCGCCGAGCGCCTCCAGCAGCGGTGGCCCGGAGGTGAATTCGGCCCAAGTCACGGATACGCCGCGCGGCGCCAGCCGTTTTTCCAGCGCCCCGGTGCGCTTGGCGAGCGCCAACACGCCGTTCTTCTGCCATCCGATGCGAAGCACGGTCGCCGCTTGCGCCCGCGCGGGACGCAAGCCGGGAAGAGCGAGCGCACCTGCGGCCGCGCCGATGAGACCAAGTGTCTGTCTGCGGGTAATCATGCCCTTGCCCTTTCGTGTGGGAGGATCCTTGGAAAGCGTCAGCTCGCCTTGGGGTGCCAGACGATGTCGGAGATGGTGAGCTTCTTCGGCAGCACGCCGAAGGCGAAGAAGTCATCGGCGAGCGCCTGCTGGTAGGCGACCGCCGCCTCCGGCACGGGACCGACGCTGCCGAGATCGGCTCCTGCGCGCGTGAGCGTCACTTTGGTGATGGCCTCGGGAACGCCTGTGATGGCGGCGAGCGCCTTGGTGGTGTCGTCGAGGTTCGCCTGCGCGGCAGCGCCGACCTTGGCGAGCTCGTCCAGGATTTCGCTCACGACCTCGGGATGCGCGGCGGTGAATTCGCCGTTGCCGAGGAAGTAGCCCCAGGCCTCTACGATCCCTTCGGATGTGGTCAGCAGCCGCGCTTCTGCGTCCGCCTCGCCGATCGCGAAATACGGGTCCCAGATCACCCAGGCGTCAATGCTGCCATTCTTGAAGGCGGCCAGTGCATCCGGTGGCGGCAGGTCCACTTCCTGGATATCGCTCGGCTGCAGGCCGGCCTTTGCGAGCGCCTTGAAGGCGAAATTGTGCGCACTTGATCCGCGCTTGTAGGCAAGCTTCACGCCCTTCAGATCCTCGAGCGACTGGATCTTGGAGTCCTTCTTGACGAGGATGCCGTGGAAGGCGGCCGGGGGCCGGTAGGTCCCGACGTAAAGCAGATTGCCGCCGGCAGCCTGGGCGAAGAGCGGGGGCACGTCGCCGGTCGGGCCGAAGTCGAGAGCGCCCGCGCCGAGAGCTTCGAGCAGCGGTGGCCCGGACGTGAATTCCGACCATGCGATGGAGATGCCGCGGTCGGCGAAGCGTTTCTCGAGAACGCCCTGCTGCTTGGCGAGCGCCAGCACGCCGAACTTCTGCCAACCGATGCGGATCGTCGTGGGGTCGGCGGCAGCGGCAAGGCGTGCACCCGGACCGGTCAGGGCGGCGGCGGCTGCCGAAGCACCGATGAGCGAAAGTGTCTGTCTTCTCGAGAGCATGGTCGTGTCCCCTTTTCTGTTTTCTGTAGTGCGGCCTGCTTCATACAGCGGCTATGGGTCGATACTGTCATTATACATGAATTTAATCGACAATATAGATTGTATGGTTTCCGACCCAATTGAAAATCCATTTCAAAAGACAC contains:
- the ssuD gene encoding FMNH2-dependent alkanesulfonate monooxygenase; translated protein: MTKTDKPIDFLWFIPTAGDGTYLGSNELTRAPDHRYLREIASAVDRLGYQGVLLPTGVACEESFVTAASLAAHTEKLKFLVAIRPGTASPAYYARLATALDRVSNGRVLMNIVVGGSPSELAGDGIFVSHDERYEHAEEFFTVWEKLLATGEADLDGKHIRAKGARLGFPPVQAPRMPLYFGGSSEAGIEFAAGRVDKYLTWGEPPEQVKEKVEAVRAAAARKGREVSFGIRLHFIVRETDDEAWAAADKLISKLSDETIRETQSRFARESDSVGQRRMTQLHNGSRDKLEVSPNLWAGVGLVRAGAGTALVGSPETVAARLREYQEIGIDTVIGSGYPHLEEAYRVAELLFPKLGLAGASGNDNERSEFADSRVFAGGGHSGGFRAVSAS
- a CDS encoding aliphatic sulfonate ABC transporter substrate-binding protein; the encoded protein is MLSRRQTLSLIGASAAAAALTGPGARLAAAADPTTIRIGWQKFGVLALAKQQGVLEKRFADRGISIAWSEFTSGPPLLEALGAGALDFGPTGDVPPLFAQAAGGNLLYVGTYRPPAAFHGILVKKDSKIQSLEDLKGVKLAYKRGSSAHNFAFKALAKAGLQPSDIQEVDLPPPDALAAFKNGSIDAWVIWDPYFAIGEADAEARLLTTSEGIVEAWGYFLGNGEFTAAHPEVVSEILDELAKVGAAAQANLDDTTKALAAITGVPEAITKVTLTRAGADLGSVGPVPEAAVAYQQALADDFFAFGVLPKKLTISDIVWHPKAS
- a CDS encoding methyltransferase, whose amino-acid sequence is MKKIDEEALARAYNRALSLEKSGHFDAAADAYAEVLALDPEDHGGAAVRLASMGRGDTPEKAPDAYVTTLFDQHAEVFDDVLVDQLGYCVPLLVRQRLQALELGPFKRVLDLGCGTGLTGGALRDMAEDFTGVDLSENMVEIAHEKDLYETLYVAEAVDFLDDNEDEPFDLVTATDVLPYMGALEPLFFGAVDNMEPGGFLVFSSETLPDETFAGRNFMVGPHQRFAHSEAYVRDRLAATGFEILDFSEITVRMEEGEPIAGHLVVARLK
- a CDS encoding ABC transporter permease subunit, with product MSIVVSQGRAAARPKTEKTGPILSLPGRRALLPYLIPVGGIALWQVASSLGFISGRIMPSPADVFLAFIDQTLSGALAHNVLVSGARAVAGLLVGGTIGFLLGIANGVSRLSEELTDTTLQMLRTIPHLAMIPLVILWFGIGEESKLFLTSLGVLFPIYLNTFHGVRNVDRDLLEMGRVYGMSGWTLFRKIILPGALPSIFVGLRYALGIMWLTLIVSESIAASSGIGHMANNAREFMMTDVVVLALLIYAALGKLADVIAKALERRALAWNPVYQR
- a CDS encoding aliphatic sulfonate ABC transporter substrate-binding protein, which translates into the protein MITRRQTLGLIGAAAGALALPGLRPARAQAATVLRIGWQKNGVLALAKRTGALEKRLAPRGVSVTWAEFTSGPPLLEALGAGSLDFGPTGDVPPLFAQAAGGNLLYVGSYRGPSTGSAILVHKDSPLQSLEDLKGKRVAFKRGSSAHNFTVKALRKAGLTTDDVEAIDLAPPDAAAAFKTGSIDAWAIWDPYFAVAEADPASRVLTTADGIVDSWSFYFGNGDFTAANPEVITDVIDELKKVGVWAQAHLDETVPALSEITGVPLEVTRTVLTRKGSDLGRVFPITDEALAYQQALADEFFDLKILPKKLTISDIVWRPKAS
- a CDS encoding ATP-binding cassette domain-containing protein, with protein sequence MDQSHLFIEVEHARLREFAEGAGGDAQPTEKTHAGPVSLRLRGVEKTFGDNHVLRGIDLDVPAGQFIAIVGKSGCGKSTLLRTLVGLDQQTAGTVAFTDEDGEDVAPNARIVFQEPRLLPWATVEANVEVGLGEGVDLTTARREAQQALREVQLSDKADQWPSKLSGGQRQRVALARALVSKPGLLVLDEPLGALDALTRITMQKLLSRVWRELGFTAVLVTHDVSEAVNLADRVIVLQEGRVALDLTVSHPHPRAHGNPQLAELEGQLLEAILGQG